The following proteins come from a genomic window of Corallococcus sp. NCRR:
- a CDS encoding eCIS core domain-containing protein, whose product MEGAFGRSFDGVRVHTDARAAGFAAEHQAEAVTTGQDIAFGTSKYRPGTEGGDRLLAHELTHVVQQGNSARGAPQAKSEVSTPNEPAEMQADAAASRVLSGHPAGVTEGSYSGSTRNRLMRKALSPASVPVPGNAAETAGPTEAKSANGPEVTGGPPGKKRKKSEEAEAAEAGKEQAKTPGEEGAGAEAKTAEARQAGVEEPASTQKTQDGKQGGRAAVSGGLAGRLAQSLREKVTRGEEKPALSPGANETLREAAESGVTGAKKEQGKAGEARAAGLQTPGAKAAAGEVAGPRGTKPAGGALRGTTPAEAKAGAAGKEPGAPIEGKAGAAGKEPGAPGEGKAGAAGKEPGAPVEGKAGAAGKEPGAPGEGKAEGRKGAEAEGAATGEKGAEKKPGAADEAKALAGEKEEGTKKGKGGDASAKAEGQAKARQGVPGDVKKALEGANDKGPAGASPATAEREPAAAGGGGGGGGGGGGAGGEGGSESPEAQATEEKIYEKQPEEEAAAEAQQDQEETAEGEAGGGVEAEAEGGGGSEPTEALSGGGGGEGDTEPTSADAAEKGPTEQQVEAKEAASTAETNREIAEQKQADAEEAQAQEPAPESAGPEEGALSPAEQGAATASVSEDAGGGAGAAAGGGGGGGAIPDKPAPAVPDVSGSEPKAGLGSLKGLAPMSIQGALGSVSQSVSKSVGDKKQALAANPPTRAASSGMPGKKGATRLAPGADGKGGTKAEKVNEGAAVETPAAEPVPEAPAPAVNAVTAPSTSGTGEGEMSQQDADRMGSAVDNMPTSDPEVSTSAGPPPTLALEGNADPSQVTAQRVKMDQSVAAAHDTGKADARKPMGENEIAPQETHETLAAKVPASGGGAGGGAAGGAGGPDAEAASIIAQEKSQAEIDAAVEKGQGDMAQEEAKEQEASEAETQRTQDLAAQAESDAAAEQEAEKAAAQNEVAKKRGEWNEEQQAAVDKSHTEADTKQQEADEKVETEKTQADESASKTLHEGEEKAQQAKEEGEAKAEREKAKAKEESSGFFGWLASKAKAFFNKIKEAVKSVMKALRAAVKAAIEAAKKAAVALIEKARQAVVAAIRLAGDALIAISDVALAAFPELKAKFQGAVRQTVQDAEDAVNNIADKLKKGVTKLLDALGEFLDKALGLLEKGLLAAVDAVAAVVDSAIKAAEAVAKALGTFLALIKDIAAGPGQWIANLGAAVVDGIKNHLVKAMASAISDWFKSKVEEVLGIPVDLMKALFTGGFNLEAIGKMAWEALKSAVPGILVQLLIEKLVAMIVPAAGAVMAIIEGVQAAWGAVSRIIAAIDSFITFLKAVKGGNAGPPFATAVAAGAVAVIDFVANWLLKRLMKPAKKVSGKLAALGKKILAKIKKGLKKAGKKLKKFFKKAGQKLKKLKDKVFGKKKKGKGRDKKKDKDKKKKEQIERALREVPPKVRALVAKRPRKLMLTMQLLKLKVQYRLKKLAVSGTRPNYTISGFINPPLPDEKIFGVDSHKFLKAVQLVAQKWAKRRKAEERAPDQDLMAMPQFGVETRGFGKGGVHSPGMAGADPVSFETKGSLTLIPGVEKPRSYLAITNELEKLSAEDRDKFGTMLAQLVKRKRADANVAGLGEVFGTMFVSERKRHSKNLVYALMAVQTMAAGGTSPVEMLNPKQGEGGGVFPPAYKGAVQGQGGTSRLGNNPTQEALDQWSAKETQKQAKLPEYRQTNPEQTFAEAYRREVEQIKRWAKAAGLEEKVFNKDMSAQEIADIIDGALASYFSKG is encoded by the coding sequence ATGGAGGGCGCCTTCGGGCGTTCGTTCGACGGTGTGCGGGTGCACACGGATGCGCGCGCGGCGGGCTTCGCCGCCGAGCACCAGGCGGAGGCCGTCACCACCGGACAGGACATCGCCTTCGGGACGTCGAAGTACCGCCCCGGCACCGAGGGCGGCGACAGGCTGCTCGCGCACGAGCTGACCCACGTGGTGCAGCAGGGCAACTCCGCGCGCGGAGCCCCCCAGGCCAAGAGCGAGGTCTCCACGCCGAACGAGCCAGCCGAGATGCAGGCCGACGCGGCTGCTTCACGGGTGCTGTCGGGACATCCGGCTGGAGTCACCGAGGGCAGCTATTCGGGGTCGACGCGAAACCGGCTGATGCGCAAGGCGCTGTCCCCGGCGAGCGTGCCGGTGCCAGGCAATGCCGCGGAGACAGCCGGACCGACGGAGGCGAAGTCCGCCAATGGCCCCGAAGTGACAGGGGGGCCGCCAGGGAAGAAGCGGAAGAAGTCCGAGGAGGCGGAAGCGGCCGAGGCCGGCAAGGAGCAGGCGAAGACGCCCGGAGAAGAGGGCGCCGGGGCTGAAGCGAAGACGGCGGAGGCGCGGCAGGCCGGCGTCGAGGAGCCCGCGTCCACCCAGAAGACGCAGGACGGGAAGCAAGGCGGCAGAGCGGCCGTGAGCGGTGGCCTCGCGGGAAGGCTCGCGCAGTCGCTGCGCGAGAAGGTGACGAGGGGAGAGGAGAAGCCCGCGCTGTCGCCCGGAGCGAACGAGACGCTCCGCGAGGCAGCGGAGTCCGGAGTCACCGGCGCGAAGAAGGAGCAGGGCAAGGCCGGTGAAGCCCGAGCGGCCGGACTCCAGACTCCCGGAGCAAAGGCCGCCGCCGGTGAAGTGGCCGGGCCGCGTGGAACGAAGCCCGCGGGTGGGGCCCTCAGGGGAACAACGCCGGCTGAAGCAAAGGCAGGTGCCGCCGGGAAGGAGCCCGGAGCACCCATCGAAGGCAAGGCCGGTGCTGCTGGGAAGGAGCCTGGAGCGCCCGGTGAGGGCAAGGCCGGTGCCGCTGGGAAGGAGCCCGGAGCACCCGTCGAAGGCAAGGCCGGTGCTGCTGGGAAGGAGCCTGGAGCGCCCGGTGAAGGCAAGGCCGAGGGACGAAAGGGCGCCGAAGCAGAAGGCGCGGCGACAGGTGAGAAGGGCGCCGAGAAGAAGCCGGGCGCGGCCGACGAAGCAAAGGCCCTTGCGGGAGAGAAGGAAGAGGGCACCAAGAAGGGCAAGGGCGGCGACGCGAGCGCCAAGGCCGAGGGCCAGGCCAAGGCCCGACAGGGCGTCCCCGGAGATGTGAAGAAGGCCCTCGAAGGCGCGAACGACAAGGGCCCGGCGGGTGCATCGCCAGCGACAGCGGAGCGCGAGCCCGCGGCAGCTGGAGGCGGCGGAGGCGGCGGAGGTGGCGGTGGCGGTGCTGGCGGAGAGGGAGGCTCCGAATCTCCCGAGGCCCAGGCCACCGAGGAGAAGATCTACGAGAAGCAGCCCGAGGAAGAGGCTGCCGCCGAAGCACAACAAGATCAGGAGGAAACCGCCGAGGGTGAAGCAGGCGGCGGTGTTGAAGCCGAGGCCGAAGGTGGAGGTGGTTCGGAGCCGACGGAAGCGCTGAGTGGTGGTGGCGGAGGCGAAGGAGACACCGAGCCCACCAGCGCCGACGCCGCGGAGAAGGGACCCACCGAACAGCAGGTCGAGGCCAAGGAGGCCGCGTCCACAGCGGAGACGAACCGGGAGATCGCCGAACAGAAGCAGGCCGACGCCGAAGAGGCGCAGGCGCAAGAGCCAGCTCCCGAGAGCGCGGGCCCCGAGGAGGGGGCGCTCTCTCCAGCGGAACAGGGCGCGGCGACAGCCTCCGTGAGCGAGGACGCGGGCGGTGGTGCCGGCGCTGCCGCCGGCGGCGGTGGAGGCGGAGGAGCCATCCCCGACAAGCCCGCGCCGGCCGTCCCTGATGTCTCGGGCAGCGAGCCCAAGGCCGGGCTCGGGTCGCTCAAGGGCCTGGCGCCCATGTCCATCCAGGGCGCGCTCGGGAGCGTCTCCCAGTCGGTCTCGAAGTCTGTCGGCGACAAGAAACAGGCGCTCGCCGCGAACCCACCCACGCGCGCGGCCTCCTCGGGCATGCCCGGCAAGAAGGGCGCGACGCGGCTTGCCCCCGGCGCTGACGGCAAGGGCGGCACGAAGGCCGAGAAGGTGAACGAAGGCGCCGCGGTCGAGACGCCCGCGGCCGAGCCCGTTCCCGAGGCTCCAGCCCCCGCCGTCAACGCGGTGACCGCCCCCTCGACGAGCGGCACTGGCGAAGGAGAGATGTCGCAGCAGGACGCGGACCGGATGGGTTCCGCGGTCGACAACATGCCCACCTCGGATCCCGAGGTGAGCACCAGCGCCGGCCCGCCGCCCACGCTCGCGCTCGAAGGGAACGCGGATCCCTCGCAGGTCACGGCCCAGCGCGTGAAGATGGACCAGTCCGTGGCGGCCGCGCACGACACGGGCAAGGCCGACGCGCGCAAGCCGATGGGGGAGAACGAGATTGCTCCCCAGGAAACCCACGAGACGCTCGCCGCGAAGGTGCCCGCCAGCGGAGGCGGCGCGGGCGGAGGGGCGGCGGGAGGAGCGGGCGGCCCGGACGCGGAGGCCGCGTCGATCATCGCCCAGGAGAAGAGCCAGGCGGAGATCGACGCCGCGGTCGAGAAGGGCCAGGGCGACATGGCCCAGGAGGAGGCGAAGGAACAGGAAGCCTCCGAGGCCGAAACCCAGCGCACCCAGGACCTGGCCGCCCAGGCCGAGTCAGACGCCGCGGCGGAGCAGGAAGCGGAGAAGGCCGCCGCCCAGAACGAGGTCGCGAAGAAGCGCGGCGAGTGGAACGAGGAGCAGCAGGCCGCCGTCGACAAGAGCCACACCGAGGCCGACACGAAGCAGCAGGAGGCCGACGAGAAGGTCGAAACAGAGAAGACGCAAGCCGACGAGAGCGCCAGCAAGACCCTCCACGAGGGCGAGGAGAAGGCCCAGCAGGCCAAGGAGGAGGGAGAGGCCAAGGCCGAGCGCGAGAAGGCCAAGGCGAAGGAGGAGTCGAGCGGCTTCTTCGGCTGGCTCGCGTCGAAGGCGAAGGCGTTCTTCAACAAGATCAAGGAGGCCGTGAAGAGCGTCATGAAGGCGCTCCGCGCGGCGGTGAAGGCGGCCATCGAAGCGGCGAAGAAGGCCGCGGTCGCGCTGATTGAAAAGGCGCGGCAGGCGGTGGTCGCGGCCATCCGTCTCGCGGGTGACGCGCTGATCGCCATCAGCGACGTGGCGCTCGCCGCGTTCCCGGAACTCAAGGCGAAGTTCCAGGGCGCCGTCCGCCAGACCGTCCAGGACGCCGAGGACGCGGTCAACAACATCGCGGACAAGCTGAAGAAGGGCGTCACGAAGCTGCTCGACGCGCTCGGCGAGTTCCTCGACAAGGCCCTGGGGCTTCTGGAGAAGGGCCTGCTCGCGGCCGTGGACGCGGTCGCCGCCGTGGTGGACTCGGCGATCAAGGCGGCGGAGGCCGTCGCCAAGGCGCTGGGGACCTTCCTCGCGCTCATCAAGGACATCGCGGCGGGCCCGGGTCAGTGGATCGCGAACCTGGGCGCCGCTGTCGTGGACGGCATCAAGAACCACCTCGTGAAGGCCATGGCGTCGGCCATCAGCGACTGGTTCAAGAGCAAGGTCGAGGAGGTGCTGGGCATCCCCGTCGACCTGATGAAGGCGCTCTTCACGGGCGGCTTCAACCTGGAGGCCATCGGGAAGATGGCCTGGGAGGCGCTCAAGTCCGCGGTCCCGGGCATCCTGGTCCAGCTGCTGATCGAAAAGCTGGTGGCGATGATCGTCCCCGCCGCGGGCGCGGTGATGGCCATCATCGAGGGCGTCCAGGCGGCGTGGGGCGCGGTCAGCCGGATCATCGCGGCCATCGATTCCTTCATCACCTTCCTGAAGGCGGTGAAGGGCGGGAACGCCGGCCCTCCGTTCGCGACCGCGGTGGCGGCGGGCGCCGTGGCGGTGATCGACTTCGTCGCCAACTGGCTGCTCAAGCGCCTCATGAAGCCGGCGAAGAAGGTGTCCGGCAAGCTGGCCGCGCTGGGCAAGAAGATCCTGGCCAAGATCAAGAAGGGGCTGAAGAAGGCCGGCAAGAAGCTCAAGAAGTTCTTCAAGAAGGCGGGCCAGAAGCTCAAGAAGCTGAAGGACAAGGTCTTCGGCAAGAAGAAGAAGGGCAAGGGCCGGGACAAGAAGAAGGACAAGGACAAGAAGAAGAAGGAGCAGATCGAAAGGGCGCTGCGCGAGGTGCCTCCCAAGGTCCGGGCGCTCGTCGCCAAACGGCCCAGGAAGCTCATGCTCACGATGCAGCTCCTGAAGCTCAAGGTGCAGTACCGCCTCAAGAAGCTGGCCGTCAGCGGCACCCGCCCGAACTACACCATCTCGGGGTTCATCAACCCGCCGTTGCCCGACGAGAAGATCTTCGGGGTCGACTCACACAAGTTCCTCAAGGCGGTCCAACTCGTCGCACAGAAGTGGGCGAAGCGGCGCAAGGCGGAAGAGCGCGCGCCGGATCAGGACTTGATGGCCATGCCGCAATTCGGAGTCGAGACCCGAGGCTTCGGAAAGGGGGGCGTCCACAGCCCCGGCATGGCGGGCGCGGATCCGGTCTCGTTCGAGACGAAGGGCTCCCTGACGCTCATTCCTGGCGTGGAGAAGCCTCGCTCGTATCTCGCGATCACGAATGAGCTGGAGAAATTGAGCGCGGAGGACCGCGACAAGTTCGGGACGATGCTCGCGCAGCTCGTCAAGCGCAAGCGCGCGGACGCCAACGTGGCGGGGCTGGGGGAGGTCTTCGGGACGATGTTCGTCTCCGAGCGCAAGCGGCACTCGAAGAACCTCGTCTACGCGCTCATGGCGGTCCAGACGATGGCCGCGGGTGGCACGTCACCCGTGGAGATGCTGAACCCGAAACAAGGGGAGGGCGGCGGCGTCTTCCCACCGGCCTACAAGGGGGCGGTGCAGGGGCAGGGAGGCACGTCCAGGCTCGGAAACAATCCGACCCAGGAGGCGCTGGATCAGTGGTCCGCCAAGGAGACCCAGAAGCAGGCCAAGCTGCCCGAGTACAGGCAGACGAATCCGGAGCAGACATTCGCCGAGGCGTATCGCCGCGAAGTGGAGCAAATCAAACGGTGGGCCAAGGCGGCGGGGCTGGAGGAGAAGGTCTTCAACAAGGATATGTCCGCGCAGGAGATCGCCGATATCATCGACGGTGCTCTCGCGAGCTATTTCTCGAAGGGATGA
- a CDS encoding RNA polymerase sigma factor, translating into MKKEANSPPAPGPSPEHALENQQVRDALRDAVARLPLELGELYALRTQGMSYAEMADVLRRPLGTVKSRMHERVKQLREEMHP; encoded by the coding sequence TTGAAGAAGGAAGCCAACTCACCGCCAGCGCCGGGCCCCAGCCCCGAGCACGCGCTCGAGAACCAGCAGGTCCGGGATGCCCTGCGCGACGCCGTGGCCCGGCTCCCCCTGGAGCTTGGCGAGCTCTACGCCCTGCGCACGCAGGGCATGTCCTACGCGGAGATGGCGGACGTCCTGCGCCGCCCTCTGGGAACGGTGAAGTCCCGGATGCACGAACGGGTGAAACAGCTGCGCGAGGAGATGCACCCATGA
- a CDS encoding DUF6519 domain-containing protein: MKGDFTRGHRPDAKRKEKYRRVLLQEGRLVLDSDVAASVDAADTLIRDLASDVGCKQGSPNLGYLATPGPLLAVFETLDGVTLPAPGGAFVAYRDYGAKYHERFPSLYVGSHAAGGFVKVLARRKLTKARYPKVRLWLRANASVEVRIQGVSAGVVNANDAGNFKFYDVLVPAGAPAEYDTLEIGFSAAGAANEAWIGFIEGFEAATKAPLFSYTRGRYYLQGLAVESADDGMFWESTFPTSKGFPAGDTLPVAGSYVVAYLEGWERLITRIEDGGILEQALGGVLDTTVRSRAVGQVKLAVFANDGGDPLAGKDDVPAAFAKVDAGTGRLKLTTKVAPDNLDPCAIPEAGGYTGADNRFYRFEVHKGGALGNVEIKWSRNNGSDVFAVASVANTLTNLTLAPGAEVKDGDLIELLDETDDLGDAAPAEVALAAKVFRASQRSVGQLFYAETTATSGQLKLRDAVTRLPVNVPADFANKTQAPRKVRVWHGLLVTKPKVLGDPPVTLFDLGDGIVIELSGAAFRPGDYWQHEARKIKDNQNGPWQEPPHGPERLFAPLALFRYTGENAPLELVRWYDHQYSALCELNADDIAYDGGKVGTDADTVQEALDELYAKEDGGCCDASLSPSETQGDDTARIQQAIDEAIDGATLCLERGIYRIHGTLNIVGRRVTLSGCPHATLLGFEGDAPVFFVDGDACLTLRDLLVFRREDSGPLVQLTLSGGTPGEKGLAQFVPTQVRLEGAALVHAGENGVAIQIARPALPDFKPEEPAPFVVYPDTRGTTSIRAEESILLGAWGVAAEYVFMTELIESVVVCERAGIYAKGAGGLRLRRSSFQGWLDVERRKVLIDAADEDLEKTVTRLIETEAGGYNADSVGIGVSGVDYWRSEFEQCTFACGSPVLIGYLYDLLSVGNEYVGAHAGIRVDYLYQCRMSGDRFSTSGAAGVWLPWLTSSLKVEGCTFTGQRGILLAASADGSPLPALESTYPSLAEVGIHDNQFLSYLAGVQIGPSLVQQQEGTSPPVVSMEGVAVTANVFSNTSLGVACTLMPPPPWGEEPEERTQRLRIAGNQLDAAVGVLALGNDVVVQGNTVRGQQLSFSNDVLGLPLHNARQVGLYLADGGYSAVQDNVITLSAVSQAEKGGSVGILLYERWTEGERDGITVQDNTVTASTPFWVAEGETGAGTHGLLLEGNRFTGLGCRCEQLYESVLRNNVFTGGIRITISGGNTISGNRLSQLPSSHIALRITQVWGDWQIEDNRVDGSIVLTPYAYTTAGVASTSPRFIESLQPWVAPADTVNRGTVRVAEVQPILQTYTKALAAAAIDKEYSYNAQVQGNWVSADLVVGWPNVTSKSPYDTYPAAVADTYSGVQIVGNRVGAMLVTNTYSRLVFAHNFATDFSIPGWSQTGIITAPNFNAP; encoded by the coding sequence ATGAAAGGCGACTTCACCAGAGGCCATCGTCCTGATGCCAAGCGCAAGGAGAAGTACCGGCGCGTGCTCCTGCAGGAGGGGCGGCTCGTCCTGGACAGCGATGTCGCGGCCAGCGTCGACGCGGCCGACACGCTGATCCGCGACCTCGCGTCGGACGTGGGTTGCAAGCAGGGCAGTCCAAACCTGGGCTACCTCGCGACGCCGGGCCCGCTCCTGGCGGTGTTCGAGACGCTCGACGGCGTGACGCTGCCGGCACCGGGCGGCGCGTTCGTGGCGTACCGCGACTACGGCGCGAAGTACCACGAGCGCTTCCCGTCCCTGTACGTGGGGTCGCACGCGGCGGGCGGCTTCGTGAAGGTCCTCGCCCGGCGCAAGCTCACCAAGGCCCGCTATCCGAAGGTCCGACTCTGGCTGCGGGCCAACGCGAGCGTGGAGGTCCGGATCCAGGGCGTCAGCGCGGGCGTCGTCAACGCCAACGACGCGGGGAACTTCAAGTTCTACGACGTGCTGGTGCCCGCGGGCGCACCCGCCGAATACGACACCCTCGAGATCGGCTTCTCCGCGGCAGGCGCCGCGAACGAGGCGTGGATTGGCTTCATCGAGGGCTTCGAGGCGGCCACCAAGGCCCCGCTGTTCTCGTACACGCGCGGCCGGTACTACCTGCAGGGCCTCGCGGTCGAGTCGGCGGACGATGGGATGTTCTGGGAGTCCACCTTCCCGACCAGCAAGGGCTTCCCAGCCGGGGACACGCTGCCCGTCGCGGGGAGCTACGTCGTCGCCTACCTGGAAGGGTGGGAGCGGCTCATCACCCGCATCGAGGACGGCGGCATCCTGGAGCAGGCGCTGGGCGGCGTGCTCGACACGACGGTGCGCTCGAGGGCGGTGGGCCAGGTCAAGCTCGCCGTGTTCGCGAACGACGGCGGCGATCCGCTCGCGGGCAAGGACGACGTGCCGGCCGCCTTCGCCAAGGTCGACGCGGGCACCGGCAGGCTGAAGCTCACCACCAAGGTGGCGCCGGACAACCTGGACCCCTGCGCGATTCCGGAGGCAGGCGGCTACACGGGCGCGGACAACCGCTTCTACCGCTTCGAGGTGCACAAGGGCGGCGCGCTCGGGAATGTCGAAATCAAGTGGTCGAGGAACAACGGCTCGGACGTGTTCGCCGTCGCCTCCGTGGCGAACACGCTCACGAACCTGACGCTCGCGCCCGGCGCCGAGGTGAAGGACGGCGACCTCATCGAGCTACTCGATGAGACCGACGACCTGGGTGACGCCGCCCCCGCGGAGGTCGCGCTCGCGGCGAAGGTGTTCAGGGCTTCGCAGCGCTCGGTGGGGCAGCTCTTCTACGCGGAGACGACGGCCACCTCCGGGCAGCTCAAGCTTCGCGACGCGGTGACGCGGCTTCCGGTGAACGTGCCTGCGGACTTCGCCAACAAGACCCAGGCGCCCCGGAAGGTGCGGGTCTGGCACGGACTCCTGGTCACGAAGCCCAAGGTGCTGGGGGATCCGCCGGTCACCCTGTTCGACCTGGGCGATGGCATCGTCATCGAGCTGTCCGGCGCGGCCTTCCGCCCGGGCGACTACTGGCAACACGAAGCGCGCAAGATCAAGGACAACCAGAACGGTCCCTGGCAGGAGCCGCCGCACGGTCCGGAGCGGCTGTTCGCGCCGCTGGCCCTGTTCCGGTACACGGGCGAGAACGCGCCGCTGGAGCTGGTGCGCTGGTACGACCATCAGTACTCGGCGCTCTGCGAGCTGAACGCGGACGACATCGCCTACGACGGCGGCAAGGTCGGCACCGACGCGGACACCGTGCAGGAGGCGCTGGACGAACTGTACGCCAAGGAGGACGGCGGCTGCTGCGACGCGTCGCTGTCACCCTCCGAAACACAAGGGGACGACACCGCTCGCATCCAGCAGGCCATCGACGAGGCCATCGACGGCGCGACCCTCTGCCTGGAGCGAGGCATCTACCGGATCCACGGGACGCTGAACATCGTCGGGAGGCGGGTGACGCTCTCCGGATGTCCTCATGCGACGCTGCTCGGCTTCGAGGGGGACGCGCCGGTGTTCTTCGTGGATGGGGACGCGTGCCTCACCCTGCGCGACCTCCTCGTCTTCCGGCGCGAGGACTCGGGGCCGCTCGTGCAGCTCACGCTGTCCGGGGGAACGCCGGGGGAGAAGGGGCTCGCGCAGTTCGTCCCGACGCAGGTCCGCCTGGAAGGGGCCGCGCTGGTCCATGCCGGTGAGAATGGCGTCGCCATCCAGATCGCCAGGCCCGCGCTGCCGGACTTCAAGCCCGAGGAGCCGGCGCCGTTCGTGGTGTACCCCGACACGCGGGGGACCACGTCCATCCGCGCCGAGGAGTCGATCCTCCTGGGCGCGTGGGGCGTCGCCGCGGAGTACGTGTTCATGACCGAGCTCATCGAGTCGGTGGTGGTCTGCGAGCGGGCCGGCATCTACGCCAAGGGGGCGGGAGGTCTGCGGCTCCGGCGCTCCTCGTTCCAGGGATGGCTGGACGTGGAGCGCCGCAAGGTGCTCATCGACGCGGCGGACGAAGACCTGGAGAAGACGGTCACGAGGCTCATCGAAACGGAGGCCGGCGGCTACAACGCGGACAGCGTCGGCATCGGGGTGAGCGGGGTCGACTACTGGCGAAGCGAGTTCGAGCAGTGCACGTTCGCCTGCGGAAGCCCGGTGCTCATCGGGTACCTGTACGACCTGCTCTCGGTCGGCAACGAGTATGTGGGCGCGCATGCGGGCATCCGGGTGGACTACCTGTACCAGTGCCGGATGTCCGGGGACCGGTTCTCCACGTCCGGCGCGGCCGGGGTCTGGCTGCCGTGGCTGACCAGCTCACTGAAGGTCGAGGGGTGCACGTTCACGGGCCAGCGCGGCATCCTCCTGGCGGCCTCGGCGGATGGCAGCCCGCTGCCCGCCCTGGAGTCCACGTATCCCTCGCTCGCCGAGGTCGGCATCCACGACAACCAGTTCCTGTCCTACCTCGCGGGCGTCCAGATTGGACCGAGCCTCGTCCAGCAGCAGGAGGGAACGAGCCCGCCGGTGGTGAGCATGGAGGGGGTCGCGGTGACGGCGAACGTCTTCTCCAACACCTCCCTGGGCGTCGCCTGCACGCTCATGCCTCCGCCCCCCTGGGGTGAGGAGCCGGAGGAGCGGACCCAGCGGCTGCGCATCGCGGGCAATCAGCTCGACGCCGCGGTCGGGGTGCTCGCGCTGGGGAACGACGTGGTCGTCCAGGGCAACACCGTGCGTGGCCAGCAGCTGAGCTTCTCCAATGACGTGCTCGGCCTTCCGCTGCACAACGCGAGGCAGGTGGGCCTCTACCTGGCGGACGGTGGATACAGCGCCGTCCAGGACAACGTCATCACTCTGAGCGCGGTGTCGCAGGCCGAGAAGGGCGGGAGCGTGGGCATCCTTCTCTACGAGCGCTGGACCGAAGGCGAGCGCGACGGCATCACGGTCCAGGACAACACCGTCACCGCGTCGACTCCCTTCTGGGTCGCCGAGGGTGAGACGGGCGCCGGGACGCATGGGCTCCTGCTGGAGGGAAACCGCTTCACCGGGTTGGGATGCAGGTGCGAGCAGCTCTACGAGAGCGTCCTGCGGAACAACGTCTTCACGGGTGGGATCCGGATCACGATCTCGGGCGGAAACACCATCTCCGGCAACCGCCTGTCGCAGCTCCCGAGCAGCCACATCGCGCTCCGCATCACCCAGGTGTGGGGGGACTGGCAGATCGAGGACAACCGCGTGGATGGGAGCATCGTGCTGACCCCCTATGCGTACACGACCGCCGGAGTGGCGAGCACGTCTCCTCGGTTCATCGAGTCGCTGCAACCGTGGGTGGCTCCGGCGGACACGGTCAACCGGGGGACCGTCCGGGTCGCGGAGGTCCAGCCGATCCTCCAGACCTATACGAAGGCGCTCGCCGCGGCGGCCATCGACAAGGAGTACTCGTACAACGCGCAGGTGCAGGGCAACTGGGTGTCAGCGGATCTGGTCGTTGGCTGGCCGAACGTGACCTCCAAGTCGCCGTACGACACGTATCCGGCGGCGGTCGCGGACACGTACTCGGGGGTCCAGATCGTGGGCAACCGGGTCGGCGCCATGCTCGTCACGAACACGTACAGCCGGCTCGTGTTCGCGCACAACTTCGCGACGGACTTCAGCATCCCGGGGTGGAGCCAGACCGGGATCATCACCGCCCCGAACTTCAACGCACCCTGA
- a CDS encoding alpha/beta hydrolase, producing MDREFYDFYRTARGHHPNTTTHPTLSSNTRFMNFYPFTDIETISPRPMLFIAGENAHSREFSDEAYRLAGEPKERVIVPGAGHVDLYDRVGLIPFEALTKFFRNSLK from the coding sequence ATGGATCGCGAGTTCTACGACTTCTATCGCACCGCGCGGGGGCACCACCCGAACACCACGACGCACCCGACGCTCAGCAGCAATACCCGGTTCATGAACTTCTACCCGTTCACGGACATCGAGACGATCTCTCCCCGGCCGATGCTCTTCATCGCGGGGGAGAACGCCCACTCCCGGGAGTTCAGTGATGAGGCCTACCGGCTTGCCGGTGAACCCAAGGAACGGGTCATCGTGCCCGGCGCGGGTCACGTGGACCTCTACGACCGCGTCGGCCTGATTCCCTTTGAAGCGCTGACCAAGTTCTTCCGGAACAGTCTGAAGTAG